The nucleotide sequence tttctaaattctctgaagcttcaaagattcaaagcagtttcagagagagagagagagaggcctcttcccttggccagctgctgtttgtattagctcttgcccttttaaccttaggaagatgtggctcaagtttaatgggaggcactatttgtttttgcaaccttgattgtcttctatcatttgtatggtcagtgtgaccttttgttcccagcctgttttatgaccgcaataaaccaaaggggcctctgacaaagaccttgcctgctggtgtcctgtctcgaaagaaacatttgctcatttttggaatacaggaatctgatcaaaatataagccttgattaaaaatgcaggctatgatcagatgcctcattcccccctttcaagctcaaggaccttcccaagtgtccttgatagcttgaccttcatcatattcctgaggtaaagctctgtatagggccatgatatgaggtaaagtttcatttgaaatcatcttgctaattgtacttctaaaacatgaaatgatacatggcaccatacacaaaaccattactactaccgtcaagaaaaacaagcaagacaatagtatccctttgagtcctgcgacatttggtaaccagttggtgagccatcccatatcccatccttcccatgtttgtactgggacatgtgctatattctccatctttgtggccaacacacggattgcctcaccattatcagaaatgttaaagcaacaggcattccctgtcaagttcaagactccacataggcctccctgcctggcaagtacataatccattcccattttcagctgcaaaatggcggctctactttcatccaactgttgtgcaataagtctcaaactctgggccgttgcattggttacaagttccactactgcttgcaatcgaattattctgtttagattataaataggatctcgagccccttgtatgagctcatcaggattccaggaggcaggttcataataggctataatgcgctctggtggccaatcatcagtatcgctccaactttgggtacttcctcctgctatatgagaaatatcagcgtttcttcgtgtacgcttggctgaactagtgggcataatccacattggtggtaatacccatcccaggaaacaagtcccactccatttggaagggagtttcttgtatgcccattctccacatatccaccacaaccatcgggtctgaggtttttggtacgtggagtgcataaggcgaaatatcaaaaggggcatagagctcacagtgcagtatgttagattgcctttttctgtcatagttatgttccacaccattttccatgcatgaataaaaggaggtgcacagggcaaggtattccgagttcgataggtagtaccgtttgcccaggtttgactattcttaatataatcccaagtatagtggcaatgagaagagcctatcatggtagaatcagctgcctctgatgatttatgtacacagaattccccttgtacaggtataactcgtattggtttagttgagttccatccggggaaattctgtacttctgtttggtgtggcatttcgcttaccataccaatggcatttaatggtattggtaataagggcatacctccctctgaatcatctggcccaagagagcaaacaaggcaattggtcctatttgtaacattggctaccatctcagctaagcctacccacatattgtggtcatggcggaatccatatttagcaaatttgctcaaattcaaggacccttccccttcccaagggatcaggattaataataaaatcatgttgatgtctagtatatgcattccttccacaaaagattaccttattgtgataacaaaaaaatattagtcccaatataattcccccagtgacagaaatggggaaccaccaagaccaaaacatatgtcccaaggatccccaatgagtaatatctctgataattgttccacagggggggggggcagtcaatcaattgtataagagaatcttcccgtttacaatcgctggttcagacgctcctcaagcttcaggcgtgcgcaggtcagccagcttccaggttgtggctgcagcaggccggtcgtctaatgttgcccgtgacctagcccgttccccgtagggctagatacaggggtttttggagagagtcagttttaaaggattagaggggtcacctttgcacgtccaactgccttcggacttcttcaaacgggagtgatgaatccagggggtcacctcagctaccttcaccgctgttggagtagagagcaagatggtgtaaggtccacgccacttaggtgcaagtggatcgcgtttccactctttcacccatacgctatcgccagcctggaactgatgaatcggctcggcaatgctgcacggcgtgcgctcgagggcccacctgttaagagaaacaaaaacacgggagagagattgcacttgtccctgtgtcacatagtctcctatttgtttgaggtcagctggaatatcctgaacaaaggagggcggcctcccatacaggagctcaaaaggtgacaacttaagtctttttgtgggtgcgcaccgaacacgaaacagtgttatgggtaacacatctacccatcccaatcctgtttcctgggttaattttgccaattgggttttcagagtccgattcattctttcagttttccctgaactctgaggcctatatgctgcatgcagtctccacttcacttgtaggactcgacatacttcttgtactacttgatcaatgaacgctggcccattatcacttccaatgcatctaggtaatccaaaccttgggatcaattcagtgaggagtctcttagttacctctcgtgccttttcagttctggtgggaaaagcttcaacccatccggtaagagtatctacaaacacaaggagatacttgaatcccttagaagggaccagctctgtgaagtccacaattaggctttccatggggacgtatcccacatgttggattccaggaggttgtaccggtccctgcctgggattgtttttagcacaaagaacacatttctgggaaatgcaagttgctaattgtgataggttaataatatacaacttccgactgagactctctctggttgcagtaccgccaaggtgagtagattcatgataatttcttacaattgtacctgctaggtgatgaggtacataaatcctattgtctggcaggatcatccaaccgtccttcacaatcgccccttcctgttcagcccacttcctctcttctggggtatagtgaggtttaacttcttctggaactacctctggtatgagggctgctataaatcctcccacaggcttttgggctgcctctcgggctgctttgtcagcagcatgatttcctctggttattggatcccttccacgtccatgacctttgcagtgcattacagcaatctgttctggagcccatactgcttccaacaggatttctacttcaggtccatatttcaaggccttcccgtgggctccgattagacctctttctttccatagagctccatgtgcatgcagggttaagaaggcgtatttagaatcagtatagatgtttgccttacatccggctgccaattgcagagctctagttaaacctataagttcagctttttgtgctgaggtgccagcaggcaaagcttcagcttccacaacttcctcattggtgaccacagcatatcctgctcgtctggcaccctcatgcaggtaactgctaccatcagtataatatacaacatctggatttttcaatggttcatctttcagatcgggtctactggaataaacttcatccattatttggagacaatcatgtgattcttcatcatctacctctggtaggggcagcaaagttgctggattgagcatattcactactcgtagatgaatcctgggattttcacacaataggccttggtatctagccatccttgggtttgttagccaataactacccttatattccataagtgtcagaacagcatgaggtacattcacatacatcgtctggccaaaggtaaatttatcagcttctttgacaaggcttgcagtggccgctactgcccttaggcatggaggccatccttttgctactgagtccaattgttttgacaaataagctactggacggttccaacttcctaatctctgggtcaggactgccgctgcaatcccattctgttcatgtacatacagctgaaagggtttttccgaattaggcagtccaagggctggggcctccataagtcgttgtttgatagctaaaaaggcttgttgctgctcaggtccccatacgaatgggtccttttctgcacctcgagtgctttcatgtaagggcttggccagactgctgaaatcaggtatccatagtctacaaaaccctgctgttcccaggaatcctctgagttgtttccttgtggtaggttccttaataaggcaaatagcttctttcctctctggtctcaatgctcgttgttggtgtgagatgtcaaagcccaaatatttgaccttttctaaacataactgtgcctttttctgggaaactcggtagccagcttcccagagcaagtggagcagttcctctgtcccttctttacaggtatcaaaatcctttgccgctagtataaggtcatctacatattgcagaaccaccttttctccaggtattgaggggtaacttgttaaatctttcgccaaggcagtaccaaataaagttggggaatttttgaatccctggggcaatcttgtccaggttagctggccttttgttcctgtcaaagggtcttcccactggaaggcaaatataggttggctctgtggtgccagccggcaacagaagaatgcatctttcaaatccaatacagtaaaaaatgttgcttctggtgggatcaaactcagcagggtatatgggtttggtacatttgggtgcaaggtctcgatagcctggtttacgagcctcaagtcctgtactggcctgtattcatctgtcccaggtttccgaacaggcaaaaggggtgtgttccattctgattggcagggcttaagcagaccatattttaataggcggtccaaatgtttctggatgccctctgcttctcgccggggtaaaggatattgttttacagatacaggggtagccataggttttagggttactacaattggagctatattcttagccattcctggtgggctattttcggcccatactcctggtggcacctgtagggtttggaggagcttgtttaattctgtatccaatgtgggttggacttgcagggctgacattaggcgccatgattgttccttaggtactgagagggtaattattcctgctgcctttgatggcagtttcatttctggaccttgaggagtgaaggtgatttgggcctgcaatttggacagcatatctctacctaagagaggtattggacactcaggtatatacaaaaactgatgggttaaacgatgtcccccaatctggcattccaaaggttggaggaaagacctcttagctgactgaccagtggcacttttaatgactacacttttggatgcctttttctgcaatagttctgggagtactgagtattcagccccagtatcaatcataaagtctattaaatggctccctaattgaatcgtgaccgtgggctcctggaagcctaactttatggagtccggtcgttcctagtcttgggtaaaagtcccctctgccagtccaataaaattgtctctactctgtccttgtccaggtctctgatatcttccatttcggatcattccccgtccccgtccctggtttcttgggccggagcctgggcctgggcctgggcgtacttcttccaacctcaggggttcaggacactcccgcttccaatgaccctccttcttgcaattcgcacattgattccttcccagtggtggattccttccccgccctctccctccatttaaggggcggtagtcttgcttcactgctgtggctagcatcaccatcttttccttctgccacttcttcttctcttgtttctcagcctcatccctattccgataaactcggcgtgcaatggccataatttggctcatcagcatcccttcccatccttctgatttctgaattttcttacgaatatcagaagcacactgggccacaaatgtagcagtaatcattctgctgttttcaggggcttcagggtcaaaaggagtccatatacgataggcttcctgcagcctctctaaaaagtctcccggactctcatttggtttctgttctacttctgagactttagacatattagtgggcttctggcatgccctgcggataccttgcacaagcgtctggcggtaggtggtaagcctggccaggtgaattgcattgtttggatcccaattaggatcttccaaaggaaagttatcctggagatgacggtcaatattaaaaatatttcccactctggcctgctcacgcaaatatatctgtgccttttcaattatgtctcttctttcctcagtggtgaacagagtattcaggagttggcggcaatctgtccaagtaggactatgagtatttactattgaagtcaccaagtccatcatagcctgaggtttttctgcgaaagatggggtgtgtgttttccaattcatcagatccgtagttgtgaatggaatatactggagggtcgaagttcgaggtggccgtggtccgggttgcccgttaaccagcacaggctcctcaagtgcatcaaatactcttctaagaggggctactacgtgacctttctcttcgctttgctctaggggcctcaaatcataggggatggtatctgtcccaaggcgttcttttagcagctttatacgcctggctgtattgcttgctgaccgatcaaggtcttcctgtaacttctgtaatagttctctaggatttggatgtacaggggtttggggtgggcaattagttggtccactaaaggagactgtagatggagttctactgggactcacaggtggaataaccacttctgcttgggctttattataggactccaaggcctcctgaagatatttatcataatctatcaaggaatcaagttctgtgactccacccccattattcgttccactttcttgccttggggttacaactggtggagtatttggattaggctcccttcgatgtggagcatagggtggaggtggaagcacctcttcctctggtccctcaaaaatgggtttgagtttatttggcaagattcctttcctagcttcggctttgacagccaataatttgcatcgttggactttgcattcccttatccatggaggatttttatttaatgtgctcagccaagaatctatatatgaaaattgttctgggcaccctcccgtttctttggcgatattagtccaaagtttgcttactaaatttatatcaaaggttccctgagatggccattcagtattttgtttcggccactctaattcacataacgttctcaagcgctctggcgtcattttgactccatatgcccctgagaaggctttcttaaaattatttaacatacattcaagaggtgtattttccccctttgaacctccaactcccattgtatggccctgtgaagtatccactcagtcactcacacactcgcttcgtggggttccttgcccagtgaagtcgccttactgggaaccgaagtactacccactccacactcaggttgtactttctcacacatacaatgcgctggatacttcaccacactctacctcccaacctttcccttttccctacaccagatcaccatctgatgtacccagccatgtagcgtactcagtttccccttactgagacgcagaagtttgatcaagacttctcttcctcccaattaattggagggccaaaacccctttgtgcacttacccttagcggatccctctttatttctctggttccccccggtccgtcgccgtcggtgagcagggtatcagacagacgagacttctgcgttcccctggaaaaaatgttccagtgcgcgctgggtaagcagttagtggtcctccctcttgtaccctgcccagtaaggcgaaggggctgcgttccagcagaccacttatccgagtcacggcaccataaaatgtagcaccctgcttgtggttaacgcttagctggaatgaaatattcaacgcagcaatagagaaattaaaataataatttatttgtcagacaaataaatgagaggcacagtggtatatggttaccaagctctggcctgccttcctgcccttatggccagcacttatattccctcagctcagcccccttgctcctcctttggctgcctctgtccaatcagcctggttaaaattcctattggctgtttgctagaaccaatcataaaagatacacccatttcctattaccttttatgggagacaaagagctatatttccttctatttataattggcaaataaatagccattaacctctacaaggcaccttaattaccaaataaccttttgccctagactaggcgccttaactaacatttcatcttttgccctattgccctattcactccaaaacagatggtggctaattttatctttggaggtcattaagcagaggcttgacaaccatatgtcaggagtgctccgatggcgtctctctgtctggcaggggtccggactcaatggccctcgtggtcttattccaactcttctatgattctataatttcttactttctaaatcctttgcataattacatttaagccaatatttcatacatatatagttttttagaagaaagggaacttagtaaaagctaagttctaagttttctaaattctctgaagcttcaaagattcaaagcagtttcagagagagagagagagaggcctcttcccttggccagctgctgtttgtattagctcttgcccttttaaccttaggaagatgtggctcaagtttaatgggaggcactatttgtttttgcaaccttgattgtcttctatcatttgtatggtcagtgtgaccttttgttcccagcctgttttatgaccgcaataaaccaaaggggcctctgacaaagaccttgcctgctggtgtcctgtctcgaaagaaacatttgctcatttttggaatacaggaatctgatcaaaatataagccttgattaaaaatgcaggctatgatcagatgcctcactccTTCACTACTAACTTTTAGGGAAGACATGCTACATTATTTGTTAACCTGCCCCCTATACAGGGATCCAAGAGACTGATTTCTGAAACCTTTGCTCATACATGGAAACAGGTATACTACGGCAGAAATGGTTCAGTTTCTCTTGAGTGACACTAATAGCTACCATATATGACACATAAAGTAGTGCAAAGAAGATTAGAGAGACAGATAACATTGCTGCAAATTGTACAGGAGATTTGGAAATTTAACCCAAAGTTGAACTAGGTCTGAGCTAGCTGGCAGAAGCGCTTTTTCAGGGGGGActcagggggatgcatacccctaaacattttgtcaaTTGAAGTTTGGCCTcaatgaggggcagtatttcaatatgattaggaaaatgagagtaccccctaaacatttttttaaaagaaaaaaaggcactgGCTGACAGTATTACCAATTTCTCTTTCTTCGTATTATTGCTAtatgttttatattgtttgcaGACTGGCAAATTGTAATCCTTAGTTACAGAGTAGGAGTTTTAAACAacctaaaaacagtttaaaactccTACTCTGTAACTAAGAATTACAAACTGTTTTTGGAAGTTTTAATTGTATTATTATCAATATGTTtgttgccctgggctcctttggaggaGGATGCAGAatttaaatctaataaataagaaGGAAGACGGTATATGACACAGGCAAAGAAATCATGTCAACTAATAAATCCCAAGTATGTGTGGAAACTGCGGAGCAAGGAGAGTTTATCCATCTAGCTCCTCCTTGCTCCCAGTAGACCAGGTGTGAGGAAccctcggccctccagttgttgctgaaccacaatttCCACCATCCCACAATTTCCACCATCTGGTGACCATGCTCACCAGAGCTGGTGGAGGTTGTCAttcaaagacatctggagggtcaaatgttccccacccctgcattgaCCCATCTTCCACTGTTCTGGCAGTGAGCTGCACTCGAGGCCCCGCTGCCCCAGAGCAGGCAGTCACACGTGCCAACAGCAGAAAATCCTTACAGTGCTTTCCATGAGTGTATTTGCAGAATTGGGGCAGCCGGGTGGATATTCCCTGGGAGCACCACTGTCCTCATTTGTGTAAAAGGGAAGCACTGAGGAAAGAGCTCCCTCTTGAATTGCTCTGTGACAGCACTATTTCTAAACGGTTTGCGGGATAACATGCAGGAACGGCAAACCAAAGTCGACACTCAAAGGCCTGGCACCTGGCACCCGGCCTACTTCTGTCTTCCCTTTGCTCTGCAATGCTCCAAAAGAACTCCAGAAGCTGACAGGGGAGACGGGCTTTCTCCAAGCCTGACAGGTAATTAAATCTTCACTCTTGTGCTTGGTGGAAACAGAGCTAGACATCGGCATCTTTGCCAAAGCATGTGAGAAGTATTTCTTAAGACTTCTTGGGGTCCCTGAATTCAGCTTCCTGCTTTTCACACATTAATTTAGCTTATTATTTCCAGAGTCCAATATCTGAACACCCTTCAGATTCCACTGGAATAGTCCTCATAAGAAATCCTTGCATTGACACCAGCTTCAGTTTGCCCTTCAGTTTAATCTACACACAAAAGGTACAATCCAAGTCCAGTTTTGCTATTGTCACTgtggaatcatagacttggaacaGATCTTCAAGGTCACTTAATCCAACTCACAGCAAACTGCAGGATCTTCAGTTTAGGATGCAACTACAGCATCTCTGGCAGGTGGCTGCCCAGCCTCTGCTCAAATACTTCCAGCAAAGGAGGATCCCACCACCTCCAAAGGAAGTCTGTTCTACTATCAAGCAGCTCTCAACGTTAGTCAGATCCATTGAAATCTACTTCCCTGTAGTTTCCAGCCATTGATTCTAGTCTTGCCTActgcagcagcagaagacaaGTCTGCTGAATCGCCTGCATCACATAACTTCAGGTATTTCAAGGCCACTACCATGTCTTCCATTGATCTTCACTTTTCCATACCCAACTCCTCGTGGTATTGATTTCCAGACAGCAAACCATCCTAGTCATCCTGTTCTGGATGCATTCCAAAAGACGTGGATTTTCAGGCACACTGAAAATCAGCTAGAAGACAGCCATGAACAAAGCCACAGATTCTACTTCTGCTCCAGAAGTTTCCAGTGCTGAAGACATAAGCCACTGTTCAGTTTGTGCATGCTGAGATCCACCCTGGTCGAATTCTGAAGCACAGTGGCAGTAGGGAAACCAGATTCTAGCAGATCTGGTCCATGGTTCCACCTCCCAATTCTACAGGCTTCATCTTCTCTCTCTGATCTCTCTCCTCCTGGCATGATCTGTTCCCTTCTTTGTTGATGCAATTGTATACTGAAATAAATCAGTTAGTGTATAAAATACTAAAATATTATTTGCATACTGTCACTAGAAAGTGCATTTGTGCTATTTTGCAGCTCCTATATGTTCTCACTGGGCTTGGTTCCATAGAAGAACTTCCAGCGAATTATGCCATTTGtctttgtgtttgtgtgcgtcTGCAACAGAACAGCTATTCTGCTAGAATGGGTACATTTTTATTATCAAGCTTTTGTCTTCATACTGCATTATTCAGTTGCACCGAAGGCATTAT is from Podarcis raffonei isolate rPodRaf1 chromosome 3, rPodRaf1.pri, whole genome shotgun sequence and encodes:
- the LOC128411581 gene encoding uncharacterized protein LOC128411581, which produces CPEQFSYIDSWLSTLNKNPPWIRECKVQRCKLLAVKAEARKGILPNKLKPIFEGPEEEVLPPPPYAPHRREPNPNTPPVVTPRQESGTNNGGGVTELDSLIDYDKYLQEALESYNKAQAEVVIPPVSPSRTPSTVSFSGPTNCPPQTPVHPNPRELLQKLQEDLDRSASNTARRIKLLKERLGTDTIPYDLRPLEQSEEKGHVVAPLRRVFDALEEPVLVNGQPGPRPPRTSTLQYIPFTTTDLMNWKTHTPSFAEKPQAMMDLVTSIVNTHSPTWTDCRQLLNTLFTTEERRDIIEKAQIYLREQARVGNIFNIDRHLQDNFPLEDPNWDPNNAIHLARLTTYRQTLVQGIRRACQKPTNMSKVSEVEQKPNESPGDFLERLQEAYRIWTPFDPEAPENSRMITATFPDSIKLGFQEPTVTIQLGSHLIDFMIDTGAEYSVLPELLQKKASKSVVIKSATGQSAKRSFLQPLECQIGGHRLTHQFLYIPECPIPLLGRDMLSKLQAQITFTPQGPEMKLPSKAAGIITLSVPKEQSWRLMSALQVQPTLDTELNKLLQTLQVPPGVWAENSPPGMAKNIAPIVVTLKPMATPVSVKQYPLPRREAEGIQKHLDRLLKYGLLKPCQSEWNTPLLPVRKPGTDEYRPVQDLRLVNQAIETLHPNVPNPYTLLSLIPPEATFFTVLDLKDAFFCCRLAPQSQPIFAFQWEDPLTGTKGQLTWTRLPQGFKNSPTLFGTALAKDLTSYPSIPGEKVVLQYVDDLILAAKDFDTCKEGTEELLHLLWEAGYRVSQKKAQLCLEKVKYLGFDISHQQRALRPERKEAICLIKEPTTRKQLRGFLGTAGFCRLWIPDFSSLAKPLHESTRGAEKDPFVWGPEQQQAFLAIKQRLMEAPALGLPNSEKPFQLYVHEQNGIAAAVLTQRLGSWNRPVAYLSKQLDSVAKGWPPCLRAVAATASLVKEADKFTFGQTMYVNVPHAVLTLMEYKGSYWLTNPRMARYQGLLCENPRIHLRVVNMLNPATLLPLPEVDDEESHDCLQIMDEVYSSRPDLKDEPLKNPDVVYYTDGSSYLHEGARRAGYAVVTNEEVVEAEALPAGTSAQKAELIGLTRALQLAAGCKANIYTDSKYAFLTLHAHGALWKERGLIGAHGKALKYGPEVEILLEAVWAPEQIAVMHCKGHGRGRDPITRGNHAADKAAREAAQKPVGGFIAALIPEVVPEEVKPHYTPEERKWAEQEGAYEYVCNVCKLPNCDNQGLSSEDGQHPFEEEMDDHYDD